From the Chryseobacterium fluminis genome, the window ATGAATGGAGTACAGGAGCTACTACCCAAAGCATCAGCAATGCAGGAGTAGGCACCTATTGGGTAAAGCTGAAAACCGGAGAATGTATCGCTACACAACATGTGAAAATTTATGCTTCTGAACAGCCTGTCATTTCAAGCGTAGAAATTTCCAATAATTCTTTTAGTGTCATTGTCAATGGCGGAACTCCACCGTATAAATATTCCATGGATGGTATCAACTGGCAGGATTCCAATCAGTTTACCAATGTCACAAGAGGAGATTATCAGGTGTTTGTAAAAGATGCTTATGACTGTGAACCTATTAATGTTATGATCGTTGTTCCCAATCTGATTAATGTAATTACTCCGAACGGTGATGGTGTGAATGACTTCATCGATTATTCGGCCCTGGGAAACAAGCAGAATTTGATATTTACTATTTTTGACCGTTATGGGACCCGTGTTTTCCAGGCGGATAAACTCAGAAGGATACAAGTGGGACGGAACCATTGCCGGAAAAAAGGTGCCGACAGGTACCTACTGGTATTCTGTAACATGGACTGAAAATGATAAAAAAAATACCCCGTTTAAATATACAGGGTGGATATTGGTAAAGAACAGAGATTAAATTCACAGATAAAAGCCATTTCGAAAGAGATGGCTTTTTCAGTTGAAGGCTTCTGTATCTTTAAAATAATCAGAGAGATAGAGGATTTTACCGCATTGTGAAAACTGAACAATGGTACAGATTTCATTTTGATAGATCCCTTTTCCAAACATATTTCCTACAGAATGGGTTTGATAAAAATATTTGTTGTTTCCTAAAGGAAAAATTTCGGAAACACGCCATTCAATCTTTTCATACCGTCTGAAAATAGCCCTGAAGAGCGCTAAAATTCTGCTTTTACCCGAAATCTCTTTGGAAGGCGGAATCCAGATGGTACTTTCATCAGTAAACCACTTTTCAAGATGCTCTGTATTTAAAGAATTTAAATCCTTCATAAAATGACTGATCTTACAATTCATAATTTCCATTTAATTTAATATACGCGAAAAACCTTAACTTGGTTTTATAGTATTGATATGAATGATTTATTTATAAAGCGTTTTAAATATTATAAAATGCTCGGCGACAAGACATTTCAGCAGCTTCAGAAACGCAGTTTTTCTGGCAATTTAATGATGAAAGCAACTCAATTGCGGTTATCGTAAAGCATATTGCAGGAAATATGCTGTCCAGATGGACTGACTTTTTAAGCGAAGACGGTGAAAAATCCTGGCGGAACCGGGATGAAGAATTTGTAAATAGATTTGAAACCGGCAAAGACATCCTCGATTATTGGGAAGATGGCTGGAAGTGTCTTTTTGAAGCTTTGGACCAGATTAATGATGAAAATTTACAGTCAGTAATTTATATAAGAGGAGAAGGACATACCGTTTTGGATGCGGTCCTCAGACAGCTGGCCCATTATCCTTATCATATCGGGCAAATTGTTTATATCGCTAAAATGATGAAAGATCATAACTGGGAAACACTTTCTATTGCAAGAAATAAATCTCAGGAGTTTAATAATGAAATGAAAAACAAAGTTTCGAACGATAACCTAAATTCAAATTCTTCGCCGGTATGCTTTCAAAACAGTCCTGACATTCGCGGTGAATATTATCAATAGACTGAATCAATTTAAAAATATAATTAAATTACTATCTTTGCACCCAGAAAAAAGGAGTATTTACATGTCAACTTTTCAGCGAACAGCCGCGTTTCACACCCTGGGCTGCAAATTAAATTTTGCGGAAACATCTACTATTGCCCGTCAGTTAACAGAGGCAGGTTATGATAAGGTGAGTTTTGATGAAAAGGCAAACATTTATGTGATTAACACCTGTTCCGTAACGGAAAATGCTGACCGTGAATGTAAACTCCACGTGAAAAGAGCCATGAAGGCCAATCCTGAAGGTCTGGTCGTGATCGTAGGATGCTATGCCCAGTTGAAACCAGAAGAAATTTCACAAATTGAAGGAGTGGATCTGGTATTAGGCGCCAAAGAAAAATTCAATATCTTAAGCTATCTTGATGATCTTGAGAAATCTGAAAATGAAGGTATCGTTCATTCATGCGAAATAGAAGAAACTGATTTTTTTATCGGAAGTTATTCGATCGGAGATCGTACCAGAGCTTTCCTTAAAGTTCAGGATGGCTGTGATTATAAATGTACCTACTGTACCATTCCTTTGGCCAGAGGAATTTCACGTTCCGATACCATCGAAAATGTATTGAAAAATGCTAAAGAAATCGCTGAGCGGGACATTAAAGAAATTGTTCTTACAGGGGTTAATATCGGTGATTACGGTAAAGGCGAATTTGGAAATAAAAGACACGAACATACTTTCCTGGACTTGATTTCGGAGCTTAATAAAGTACAGGGAATCGAAAGAATCCGTATTTCTTCCATTGAGCCGAATCTTCTCAAAGATGAGAGTATCGAACTGGTTTCTCAAAGTAAAAGCTTTGTTCCGCATTTCCATATTCCGCTGCAGTCGGGAAGTGATGATCTGCTGAAAAAAATGAAACGGCGCTACCTTACCAAATTATATAACGACAGGGTGCATAAAATCCGTGAAGTAATGCCGGATGCAGCCATAGGTGTAGATGTGATCGTTGGGTTTCCCGGGGAAACCGAGGAAAAATTTATGGAAACGTATAATTTCCTGAACGAGCTTCCTATCACCTATTTACACGTTTTTACCTATTCTGAAAGAGAAAATACAGAGGCTGCAGGCATGGAAGGTGTTGTTCCGATTCCCGAAAGAAAGAAGCGGAATAAAATGCTCCGAATCCTTTCTGAAAAGAAAAAAATGGCTTTTTACCAGACGCAGCTGGGTAAAACGCTTCCTGTTCTTTGGGAACATGAAAATAAAGACGGCAAAATGTACGGCTTCACCGAAAATTATGTAAGGGTACAAAAAGATTTTGACCAGGCTTCCGTAAACCGGATCGAATTTCTGAATCTGGAAAAAATCCTGTCAGATGGCACAGTTTCTGTGCAGTCTTCGTACGAAAGTTTTTTAGCAAAAGCATAGGCTCTTTGCGAAAATTCCACTAAATTTATTTTAACTTTAAATACTACATTCATGAGAGATAAGTTTTTATCTTGGGGAATTGTATTAGTCATTGCTACGTGGATCGTAGCATTGCTAATCAGAGCGCATTACTGGATACCGATTCTGTTAACTGCCTTCTACGCACTGGGCGTGTACAACACTTACCAGTCCAAACACGCTATTTTAAGAAACTTTCCTGTCATCGGGTATTTCAGATATTTTTTCGAAGGCATTTCCCCTGAAATGCAGCAATATTTCATTGAGAGAGAAACAGATGGTAAACCTTTCCCGAGAAATCAGCGTTCTGCAGTATACAGACGGTCAAAAAACTTAAGTGATACGGTTCCTTTCGGAACGCAGCTGGAAGTGAATCACAGAAAATATGAAGGGATTAAACATTCCATTTACGCCAAATCCCCATCAGAAGAACTTCCGAGAGTCTGGGTAGGAGGCGAGCAGTGCACACAGCCTTATCACGCTTCATTATTCAACATTTCGGCCATGAGTTTCGGAGCCTTAAGTGACAGGGCACAGATCTCATTAAACAGAGGGGCTAAAAAAGGTAATTTTTATCATAATACAGGAGAAGGAGGAATTTCCCCACATCACCTGGAAGGAGGAGATCTGTGCTGGCAGATCGGAACCGGATATTTCGGATGCAGAGATGAAGAGGGAAAATTTAATCCTGAACTGTTTACAAAGTACTCCAGTCTTCCTAATGTAAAGATGATTGAAATCAAATTATCCCAGGGAGCAAAGCCCGGCCATGGAGGAGTTTTGCCTGGCGTTAAAAATACTCCCGAAATTGCTAAGATCCGTCATGTCACCCCGGGAATGACCATCATTTCACCGCCGTCACACTCCGCTTTTTCCAACGCGGGGGAACTGCTGAGGTTTGTACAGCAGTTAAGAGAGCTTTCAGGAGGAAAACCTGTAGGATTTAAGCTTTGTATAGGAGATACACGGGAATTTGAAGATATCTGTGTTCAGATGAACGTCCAGAAAATCTACCCGGATTTTATTACTATCGACGGAGCAGAGGGAGGAACAGGAGCGGCGCCTCCTGAATTTTCTGATGGAGTGGGAATGCCGCTGGAACCGGCTTTGATTTTTGTGAACAGAACTCTTAACAATTATAATCTCAGAAATAAACTAAAGGTAATTGCCAGCGGGAAAGTTTTAACCAGCCTGGATATTTTGAGAGCCATTGCCATGGGTGCCGATATGTGTAATAATGCACGGGGATTTATGTTCTCTTTAGGCTGTATCCAGGCACTGAGATGTAATAACAATAAATGTCCTACCGGAGTTGCCACCCAGGATAAAATGCTGATTAAAGGTCTTGATGTGACAGACAAGGCAGAGAGAGTGTATCACTTTCATAAAAATACGCTGCATACCTGCAACGAGCTGATTGCAGCCGCAGGAAAGAGTTCTTATGAAGAGGTGGATGCGACCATGTTTATGAGAGGGGATGAATTTGATCATCTGGCAGATCTTTATTTCCCTGATATTTTAGGAAACGTAAGGCAGAAAGCAAGATATTAAGAAAATAAAAACCACTTCTCATCGAAGTGGTTTCTTTTTTATATGTACAAAATATTAATCCTGATCCGCAGGTCTTGTTTCGGTCTTGTATACCTGGAAATTAAATACGAAACTTCTGTTTCTGAATGAATATCCTGTATAGTTATAATGAGGATCTCTTGCAAAAGCAGCTCTTGAAGGAACAATAATAACACCCTGTAAATTATAATTCGCTTCGTTCGGAAGATCGAAAGCTTTGAATTTCTGCAGAGCTTCGTTAAATCCTTCAATCATATAATATCCCTGACTTTTTGTAGCATCAGTTGTTGCATTTACGATTAGAGGGTTTTTCTTAGCGATATAGTAATACGTAGGATCCAAGACTGGAGAAGCGCCTCCGTCAATCGTGTTCACAAAATCACTTCCTGAAATAAAGGCAACATTGCCATCGGTATTGGCCGCAAGGTAGGTTTTAGATCTCAGCATAAGCTTTACGATATCCCTGTGCTCTATTGCAGTTCCGGTTGCCGGTTGTGCTCCTGCTCTTACGATATAGACAACTCCGGAAGGAAGCTTTACCGGTGCCGGGATCATGGCACTTAATTTGGTCTGGTGATCATCCGCTGTATCCGTAGAACTGAATGCTTTTATATTCCCTTGGGCGTCCAGATAATTGGCATCTAAAAATTTTTCAATGGACTGGTCATCATACGAATTCTGCACTGTAATATCTTCCGGTTCTACATAGGTAGAAGTATCATCATCATCCTTTTTACATGCAGTGAAGCCTAATGAACCCGCAAGGATATATAAAAATATTTTTTTCATTTCAAAAAAGTTTAATTACTTTACAAATAATATAACGGCAAAAGTATAAAAAATTATGAGAATAGATAAATTTTTGTGGTGCATTCGTTTTTATAAAACCAGAAGTATTGCAACAGAGGAGATTAAAAAGAACAGAGTTTCTATTGGAGCGTCCGCCGTAAAGTCTTCAAAGGAGGTAAAGGAAGGAGATGTTATTAAGATCAGAAAAAACCAGATCGATTATAAAATTAAAGTCCTGCAGATTCCGAAAAGCAGAATGGGAGCCAAGCTCGTACCGCTTCATATTAAAGATGTAACCGACAAGGAGCAGTATGACCTGTTAAAACTCCGTAAAGCTTCTCAGAATTATTACAGAATAAAAGGAGAGGGTAGACCTACCAAAAAAGATCGGCGGGACATCGATGATTATTCTGAAAATGATGTTGAAGCAGATTTTACCGATTGGGACGATTTCTTCGGTGAAAGCGGCAGTGGTTCTGAAAGTCCGGAAACTGAGGATTAACCGATGATGGAAAAGCTCTAGAGATAGAGCTTTTCTATAATTTCCTGAACAATGGCTTCAGGTTCGCGGGAGTCGGTATTCACCTGATACTGCGCTTTCCCGTAAAATTCGTTTCTTTCAAATAAATGTTTGGCTATAAATTCAGGAAGGTCCTCGTCCGAAATATTGGCAATCAACGGTCTTTTTTCTTTTTGTTTTGAAATTCTGCCGGCTAAAGTTCCTACAGATGCTCTCAGAAAAACACTTTTGGAATTGAGGTTGATGATTTCCATATTGTTATAATATGCGGGAGTACCACCACCCAGACTTAAAATTACGTTTTCTTCAGAAGCAAGAATCTCCTCCAGGGTCTCGCGTTCCAGCTTTCTAAAGTAGATCTCGCCCTTTTTCTCAAAGATTTCAGGAATGGTTAATTTATTTCTTCTGGAAATCTCTTTATCGAGGTCAATTAATTTAAAATTTATTTTTTCGCTTAATATTTTGGAAATGTGAGATTTGCCACTTCCCATGTATCCGACCAGTGAAATTATCATGAATTTTTTTTAAACAAATTTGCGAAAAAGTTTTGAGATAAAGAAAAAACTCATATCTTTGCACCACTAAAAACGAGTGACATTATCACAGTGTTTATCGGAAATAAGTGACCGACTCGGTAGCTCAGCTGGTAGAGCAATACACTTTTAATGTATGGGTCCTGGGTTCGAATCCCAGCCGGGTCACTAGCATATAAAATTACTGGATTTTTGTAATTTATTGCCTGCGTGGTGAAATTGGTAGACACGCCATCTTGAGGGGGTGGTTTCCTAAGGATGTGCTGGTTCGAGTCCAGTCGCAGGCACAGCAGAAAATTGAAATAATTGATGTGATAATAAGAATTTTATTTATATTGTCATTACAATTGTGGCCGACTCGGTAGCTCAGCTGGTAGAGCAATACACTTTTAATGTATGGGTCCTGGGTTCGAATCCCAGCCGGGTCACAAATTTACTGAAAAGTAAATTTTTTTCATATTAATATTTTGTGATTTGGTGTTTCAAAGGCTTCCGCAAGAGGCCTTTGATTTTTAAAAATAAATTTTGCAGGAACAGAAAAATTTGTATCTTTGCAACTCTTAAAAATAAAAATCGTTTTTTTTAACGGATTTATAATTAAGTGACCGACTCGGTAGCTCAGCTGGTAGAGCAATACACTTTTAATGTATGGGTCCTGGGTTCGAATCCCAGCCGGGTCACAAGTTTACTGAAAAGTAAATTTTTTTCATATTAATATTTTGTGATTTGGTGTTTCAAAGGCTTCCGCAAGAAGCCTTTGATTTTTTTATATGGATTTAACTTTAAGCAGTCAGGGAATGGTTAAAGTTAAATTCAGGCTATGCAAGATGCATATTGTCAATCAATCGTACACCGTCTACCACCACTACAATAAAAGCTCTGTACTTTTTATCTTTGTAGAAAAAATCGGTCTCTTTTAATGACTCTTCATTGGCGATCATAAAGTACTCCAGCTGCATGCCCTTCTGGTCATCAAAGATGTCTTTCACTTTATCTTTAATTTCAGAAACGCTTATTTGCCCGAACCATCCGGTCACTTGTTTTAATGTTTCATAAATAACTTTTGACGCTTGCTTTCTGTCTTCATGAAGTCTTTGGTTTCTTGAGCTCAGTGCCAGTCCGTTTTCGGCTCTGTAAATAGGAACACCTTTGATTTTGACGGGAAGTCCTTTTTTTTCGACCATTTTTCTGATAATGGCAAGCTGCTGGAAATCCTTCTCTCCAAAATAAGCATGGTCCGGCTGTACCTGTCGGAACAGTTCTTCCACTACAGTTCCTACGCCGTCAAAATGTCCTGGTCTCGACTTTCCTTCCATTTCATTCTCCAGGCCGTCGAAATCGTAAGGCTGGCTTTCGGCTTTTTCAGGATAAATATCGGCTACCTCTGGGATGTAGACAGCATCTACCAATCCTGAATTCTTAAGGATTAGCAGGTCTCTGTTGATATCTCTGGGATATTTCTCAAGATCCTCGGGGTTGTTGAACTGAGTAGGATTAACAAAAATTGATGAAACGACCAGATCATTTTCTTTTCTTGCTTCTTCATACAAAGAAAGATGGCCGTTATGCAAAGCTCCCATAGTAGGGGCAAAGCCTATCTTTTTACCCATTTCTTTCTGTCTTTCAACGAAATCCTGCAGCGTTTTTTTGTTTTTTAGAACTTCCATAGTTTATATTAATACTAATTCAAAAATACTAAAAATATCACATAATAAAGTGTGGTTTTAATAATTGGGAAAAGGGAATTATCGTAAAAAAATGTTAATTAAAATAATGTTGGATGTTTTTTTGTAATTTTGCACATTAAAGCAATTTTACAAAAATTAGATAGAAGTTTATGCCGAATCAAAAGATACTGTACATTACTACAGAGATGTTCCCATATCAAGAAGATACCAATATGGCTACCGTAGTAAACAAAATGGCACTTAAGATGCACAATGAGGGTAATGATGTTAGAGTTTTTATGCCAAGATTTGGACAAATAAGTGAGCGGAAATTCCAGCTTCATGAGGTGATCCGTCTTTCAGGGATGAATATAATTATTAATGATCTTGATCAGCCCCTGATTATCAAAGTAGCGTCTCTTCCGGGGGAAAGACTGCAGGTCTACTTTATAGACAATGAAGAATATTTCAAAAGAAAACAATACTATGTTGATGATGAAGGGAACCCTTTTGATGATAACGACGAGAGAGCGATTTTCTTTGCAAGAGGAGTGATTGAAACCATTAAAAAACTGAACTGGGTTCCGGACGTTATTCATCTGAATGGATGGATGGCTTCGTTTGTTCCCGTTTATCTCAAAACATATTACGAATCCGATACTTATTTCAAAGATGCAAAAATCGTACTTTCGTTATACAATGAAAAGGAAGCCCCTTTGGATAAGAATATCGCTGCAAAATTAGCATTCGATAATATTTCAGGATTAAAAGCGTTAGAAAATCCGACAACGCAGAGTTTCGTTATCGAAAGTATGAAATATGTAGATGCTGTGATAAAAGGAGATGAGTTTTTGGATGGGGATCTGGATCATGCCTTCAATGAGACAACCACTTCAAAATCTGAATATCTTGATGTAGATTCTATAAATCAAATTTATTAAAAAACACATTTTTAATGACTTATACAATTAAAAGGACATTCGCTATATTTTTTTTAGCGATTTTCGGAAGTGCATTACTGTATAATTGTGAGCCGGATCCGGATACTTTAGGAGAACAGCTTTTTTCGGATGGCGCTGCGCAGGGTAATGAAAAATCCTTTGAGGTGATTGGTTTTAATATTGACAATCATGACAGCATCCGGAGTGATGCTTCCAAATTAACAAGTGCTGCACTGGGGGCTTTTAAAGAAGGTCAGTTTGGTATGCAGAGAGCTTCTTATATTACTCAATTAAGATTATCGTCATACAATCCTGATTTTGGGACCAATGCCCAGGTAGACTCCGTAGTTTTGGTTATAAAACCGACTTACTCTTCTGACTCCCTGACCACCACGACGGATGAAAATTATGTATATCCGGATGGAAATGTAGATGCTAAAAAAGTCGTTAATACCTATCCGGTTAATAAATACGGCCGAGCCAAAAAGCAGATGACCCTGCAGGTTAATGAGGTGCTGGACTTCCTAAACAGCCCTACCGATAGTGTAAAGTCTAACAAAACATACGCCATCAACCCAACACCTCTTGCTACGAAAGTGTTCAACGGAAAAGTAAGTACAGTGACCATTACGAAAGATTCTGATGCTTCTTCGTTATTTGCAACAACTACTCCTGCCATCAGACTGCAGTTATCACCTTCATTTTTCCAGTCGAAGATCATCGCGATGAAAGGAAAGCCTGAATTGCAGGATGCTTCGAACTTCATCAGATATTTCAGAGGGCTAAGAATTTCTGTTTTGGAAGATGACGGATATCTGATGCAGATCAGCCCGAATGACATGGAGCTGATTATGTATTACAAATCTGATAAAACGGAGAACGGAACTACCACAAGAGCTCAGACCACTTATGCATTTGCATTAGGTTCTGCGAATGCGCATATCGGTCAGTATGAATACGACAGATCGGCATCAGCAGTAGACAATGCAAAAAACTCAGGTTTAATAGGAAATAGAAGTACTGGAGATCCAAGACTTTATACGCAGGGGATGGGTGGAAACTCAATGGGTATCAAAATTCCTGATGCTACCATTAATGAGCTTAAACAATTATATCAAAATAATAAAGCTGCGATCATCAGTGCAAAGGTGAGAATTTATACGGACACCAATGACTGGAACCAAAATTCTTATGCAAAACCAACAGCGTTTACGATTATTCAAAGATATATTGACAGGAAGGATAATAATAAGTTAAAATTCGGTTTTACATCTGATCTGACAGATATTGCCGGATCAAATAATTTTGCGATCTATAAATCATTTGATCTGGACAAAAGCCAGGCATACTATGAGTTTACGGTTACAAAATCTGTAAAAGATCTTGTGGAAAAATCGGATTCAGAAGTTGATAAAGCTTTACAGTACTTTAAAATAGATATGGGAAGCTTCCTGACAACCTCTACAGGTGCACTGGCAGGATTCCAATTTACATCCAGAGCGTATGCCAGAGAAAGAGCTGTGTTTATCGGAAATGATACGGCAAATGCAAACAGAATTAGCCTTAGAGTAATCTACGGAACAAAATAAAAATAAAAACACTTGATAAAATTATGTGCGGAATTGTAGGATATACAGGATTTCAGGATGCTTATGATATCGTTATTAACGGTCTTAGGAGATTGGAATACAGAGGCTATGACAGTGCCGGTATTGTTTTGGAAACGGAAAATAATAAACTGGAAGTTGAAAAAACAAAAGGAAAAGTAGAAGATCTTGTTAATATTTCTAAACAACTGAAAGGGATCGCAAAAATAGGGATGGGACATACACGCTGGGCGACTCATGGAGTACCGAGCGACAGAAATTCTCACCCGCATTTATCCAATAACGGAAAAATAGCACTTGTTCATAACGGGATTATCGAAAATTATGATACCATAAAAACAATGCTT encodes:
- the mtaB gene encoding tRNA (N(6)-L-threonylcarbamoyladenosine(37)-C(2))-methylthiotransferase MtaB, producing the protein MSTFQRTAAFHTLGCKLNFAETSTIARQLTEAGYDKVSFDEKANIYVINTCSVTENADRECKLHVKRAMKANPEGLVVIVGCYAQLKPEEISQIEGVDLVLGAKEKFNILSYLDDLEKSENEGIVHSCEIEETDFFIGSYSIGDRTRAFLKVQDGCDYKCTYCTIPLARGISRSDTIENVLKNAKEIAERDIKEIVLTGVNIGDYGKGEFGNKRHEHTFLDLISELNKVQGIERIRISSIEPNLLKDESIELVSQSKSFVPHFHIPLQSGSDDLLKKMKRRYLTKLYNDRVHKIREVMPDAAIGVDVIVGFPGETEEKFMETYNFLNELPITYLHVFTYSERENTEAAGMEGVVPIPERKKRNKMLRILSEKKKMAFYQTQLGKTLPVLWEHENKDGKMYGFTENYVRVQKDFDQASVNRIEFLNLEKILSDGTVSVQSSYESFLAKA
- a CDS encoding glycogen/starch synthase encodes the protein MPNQKILYITTEMFPYQEDTNMATVVNKMALKMHNEGNDVRVFMPRFGQISERKFQLHEVIRLSGMNIIINDLDQPLIIKVASLPGERLQVYFIDNEEYFKRKQYYVDDEGNPFDDNDERAIFFARGVIETIKKLNWVPDVIHLNGWMASFVPVYLKTYYESDTYFKDAKIVLSLYNEKEAPLDKNIAAKLAFDNISGLKALENPTTQSFVIESMKYVDAVIKGDEFLDGDLDHAFNETTTSKSEYLDVDSINQIY
- a CDS encoding DUF1572 family protein; translated protein: MAVIVKHIAGNMLSRWTDFLSEDGEKSWRNRDEEFVNRFETGKDILDYWEDGWKCLFEALDQINDENLQSVIYIRGEGHTVLDAVLRQLAHYPYHIGQIVYIAKMMKDHNWETLSIARNKSQEFNNEMKNKVSNDNLNSNSSPVCFQNSPDIRGEYYQ
- a CDS encoding RNA-binding S4 domain-containing protein, which produces MRIDKFLWCIRFYKTRSIATEEIKKNRVSIGASAVKSSKEVKEGDVIKIRKNQIDYKIKVLQIPKSRMGAKLVPLHIKDVTDKEQYDLLKLRKASQNYYRIKGEGRPTKKDRRDIDDYSENDVEADFTDWDDFFGESGSGSESPETED
- a CDS encoding FMN-binding glutamate synthase family protein — translated: MRDKFLSWGIVLVIATWIVALLIRAHYWIPILLTAFYALGVYNTYQSKHAILRNFPVIGYFRYFFEGISPEMQQYFIERETDGKPFPRNQRSAVYRRSKNLSDTVPFGTQLEVNHRKYEGIKHSIYAKSPSEELPRVWVGGEQCTQPYHASLFNISAMSFGALSDRAQISLNRGAKKGNFYHNTGEGGISPHHLEGGDLCWQIGTGYFGCRDEEGKFNPELFTKYSSLPNVKMIEIKLSQGAKPGHGGVLPGVKNTPEIAKIRHVTPGMTIISPPSHSAFSNAGELLRFVQQLRELSGGKPVGFKLCIGDTREFEDICVQMNVQKIYPDFITIDGAEGGTGAAPPEFSDGVGMPLEPALIFVNRTLNNYNLRNKLKVIASGKVLTSLDILRAIAMGADMCNNARGFMFSLGCIQALRCNNNKCPTGVATQDKMLIKGLDVTDKAERVYHFHKNTLHTCNELIAAAGKSSYEEVDATMFMRGDEFDHLADLYFPDILGNVRQKARY
- the panC gene encoding pantoate--beta-alanine ligase, with amino-acid sequence MEVLKNKKTLQDFVERQKEMGKKIGFAPTMGALHNGHLSLYEEARKENDLVVSSIFVNPTQFNNPEDLEKYPRDINRDLLILKNSGLVDAVYIPEVADIYPEKAESQPYDFDGLENEMEGKSRPGHFDGVGTVVEELFRQVQPDHAYFGEKDFQQLAIIRKMVEKKGLPVKIKGVPIYRAENGLALSSRNQRLHEDRKQASKVIYETLKQVTGWFGQISVSEIKDKVKDIFDDQKGMQLEYFMIANEESLKETDFFYKDKKYRAFIVVVVDGVRLIDNMHLA
- a CDS encoding shikimate kinase; this encodes MIISLVGYMGSGKSHISKILSEKINFKLIDLDKEISRRNKLTIPEIFEKKGEIYFRKLERETLEEILASEENVILSLGGGTPAYYNNMEIINLNSKSVFLRASVGTLAGRISKQKEKRPLIANISDEDLPEFIAKHLFERNEFYGKAQYQVNTDSREPEAIVQEIIEKLYL
- a CDS encoding nuclear transport factor 2 family protein, with protein sequence MNCKISHFMKDLNSLNTEHLEKWFTDESTIWIPPSKEISGKSRILALFRAIFRRYEKIEWRVSEIFPLGNNKYFYQTHSVGNMFGKGIYQNEICTIVQFSQCGKILYLSDYFKDTEAFN
- a CDS encoding DUF4270 family protein, which gives rise to MTYTIKRTFAIFFLAIFGSALLYNCEPDPDTLGEQLFSDGAAQGNEKSFEVIGFNIDNHDSIRSDASKLTSAALGAFKEGQFGMQRASYITQLRLSSYNPDFGTNAQVDSVVLVIKPTYSSDSLTTTTDENYVYPDGNVDAKKVVNTYPVNKYGRAKKQMTLQVNEVLDFLNSPTDSVKSNKTYAINPTPLATKVFNGKVSTVTITKDSDASSLFATTTPAIRLQLSPSFFQSKIIAMKGKPELQDASNFIRYFRGLRISVLEDDGYLMQISPNDMELIMYYKSDKTENGTTTRAQTTYAFALGSANAHIGQYEYDRSASAVDNAKNSGLIGNRSTGDPRLYTQGMGGNSMGIKIPDATINELKQLYQNNKAAIISAKVRIYTDTNDWNQNSYAKPTAFTIIQRYIDRKDNNKLKFGFTSDLTDIAGSNNFAIYKSFDLDKSQAYYEFTVTKSVKDLVEKSDSEVDKALQYFKIDMGSFLTTSTGALAGFQFTSRAYARERAVFIGNDTANANRISLRVIYGTK